Proteins encoded within one genomic window of Nitrospira sp.:
- a CDS encoding carotenoid 1,2-hydratase: MGVIQYWRIGLVGAWLAATVSLALAASTGSTPFQPAIAGYQYAFPRDHGSHPTYRTEWWYYTGHLHTKGGRAFGFELTFFRRGIPPEDVTTLPSKWSVKDLYLAHFAVTDITGKRFHFSEKLSREGLGKAGADESKLQVWIDDWRVEAATDQIGAHSLIARDDTHALSLRLQPAKPLVTHGAAGISRKGKDVGQASHYYSFTRLETSGTLTIDGESFDVTGLSWMDHEFGSGDLGADQVGWDWFSIQLEDNSELMLYRMRLKDGSSDLASSGTIVFSDGRSRHLDVKDFAIESIGAWTSTESKAIYPNRWKLTLPSLDLMLDVVPLLADQELRTSRSSRVSYWEGAVAVTGTKQSRPIKGQGYVELTGYAERLKM; encoded by the coding sequence ATGGGTGTGATCCAGTATTGGCGGATCGGACTGGTCGGTGCCTGGCTGGCCGCGACGGTCTCGCTCGCGCTCGCGGCAAGTACTGGATCTACCCCTTTCCAGCCGGCGATCGCCGGGTACCAGTACGCTTTTCCTAGAGACCACGGCTCACACCCGACTTATCGAACCGAATGGTGGTACTACACGGGCCATCTCCACACCAAGGGAGGCCGGGCATTTGGTTTTGAATTAACGTTCTTTCGGCGAGGGATCCCGCCTGAGGATGTGACGACGCTCCCCTCCAAATGGTCGGTGAAGGATCTGTATCTGGCCCATTTTGCTGTGACCGACATCACTGGAAAACGTTTTCATTTCTCGGAGAAGCTCAGTCGCGAGGGCCTTGGAAAGGCCGGTGCCGATGAGTCGAAACTCCAGGTCTGGATCGATGATTGGCGAGTCGAGGCCGCAACGGATCAGATCGGCGCGCACAGCTTGATAGCCCGTGACGACACTCATGCTCTTTCGCTCAGGCTGCAACCGGCCAAACCGTTGGTCACACATGGTGCGGCCGGCATCAGTCGGAAGGGGAAAGACGTGGGGCAAGCCTCTCACTATTATTCGTTTACCAGACTTGAGACCAGCGGAACGCTGACGATCGACGGAGAATCCTTCGACGTCACCGGTCTCAGCTGGATGGACCATGAATTCGGGTCAGGCGACCTCGGGGCCGATCAAGTCGGCTGGGACTGGTTCAGTATTCAATTGGAAGACAATAGTGAGCTGATGTTGTATCGCATGCGGTTGAAGGATGGATCGTCCGATCTGGCATCGAGCGGCACGATCGTCTTCTCTGATGGACGGAGTCGCCATTTGGACGTGAAGGACTTTGCGATCGAATCGATCGGAGCCTGGACCAGTACCGAGAGCAAAGCGATCTATCCCAACCGATGGAAGCTTACACTTCCGTCGCTCGACCTGATGCTGGATGTGGTCCCGTTACTCGCCGATCAGGAATTGCGCACCTCGCGCAGCAGTCGTGTGTCCTATTGGGAAGGAGCCGTGGCCGTGACGGGCACTAAACAGAGCAGGCCCATCAAGGGACAAGGCTACGTCGAACTGACCGGTTACGCCGAGCGCCTGAAGATGTAA
- a CDS encoding AAA family ATPase has translation MNDSVSAWLENLGLERYREVFEQNAITWDVLPELNDADLISLGVLLGHRKKLLRAIAQLSQSSGPDRANPATIPASTVLTPPAFGRDQAERRQLTVMFCDLVGSTRLARRLDPEDVQEIIRRFLEACSRAVGRFNGYVAKYMGDGLLVYFGYPHAHEHDAERAVHAGLAILDLVMTPSREELSSQESEIAVRIGIATGKVIVGEIIGEETAKERSVFGETPNLASRLQGVAAPNQLVVDSATKRLVGNEFQFVDHGSVSLKGFDAPIQVWRVLGTKISTSRFESYRSGRVANFIGREHESALLVGRWREAVDGEGQVVLLCGEAGIGKSRLCRSVCDQLVDEPHQKIELQCSPYHTNTALYPVINCLRQAAALASADDPLTQRKKLNAFAGSADIGDQTTVSLLAELLSIPGDAQHALLTMSSDKRKNMTLEALVRQLQRLADHRPVLFIVEDAHWLDPTTMDLLTRIIDHIQRMRVLLLITFRPDFKSVWIEYDHVTCLTLNRLPRRQSAELLASMTGGRALPPEVQQAILAKTDGVPLYLEELTENLLESGVLTEGNSTFSLKEPLTELSIPDSLQALLMERIDRLGAAKEIIQLGSAIGREFSYELLREIVDITDGELKNMLHSLDASGLIFQEGEIPAATFTFKHALIQEAAYSTLPKKSRLVLHTRIAKTLESRFAERVKMEPELLGYHYEQAGLVGPAVHYWRLAAQRDAARSANIEGLGHFNRAIHVLNDLPEGSERDQLELDLLIARGASLLLVKGYASDDIEHNYLRAKSLSQASSDSEQYFLSMWGLWVFHLVRGPLAKARVLAEDLLSWATHRQNPDLLIRAYESVGSTYSFLGRFDEARAHLQEAKSLYDPHRYGSQVFPYAQDPGITARIMLARVLWILGELDQVETLLTEAIAMARELEHPFTMAFTLATASWVYSMLRDTHRILRLTEEAIELSTKYSFEVPLAWAMSFQGWALAEQGKEGGIERLVEGLSAAKRATASLNHTCALALLAEIHLRNHHIVDGLFVIQQAQELAATQGEACWQAELLRLKGELLLAQSDQSTFLAEQCYADALAIAQAQHAIMFELRVATSMARLLRKLNKPDIAKRTLSAARAKLGGHSANPDMIEAQAVLDQLAEDLANK, from the coding sequence ATGAATGATTCAGTATCGGCATGGCTTGAAAACCTTGGGCTTGAACGTTACCGAGAGGTGTTTGAGCAGAATGCCATTACGTGGGATGTTCTGCCTGAACTGAATGATGCCGACTTGATATCGTTGGGCGTCTTACTGGGTCATCGGAAAAAGCTCCTGCGCGCCATTGCGCAGTTGTCGCAAAGCAGTGGGCCTGATCGAGCGAATCCCGCGACCATTCCCGCGTCTACGGTACTAACCCCACCCGCCTTCGGTCGAGATCAAGCAGAGCGACGGCAGTTGACCGTCATGTTTTGTGATCTTGTCGGATCGACCAGGCTGGCTCGCCGGTTAGACCCCGAAGATGTTCAAGAGATTATCCGGCGGTTCTTGGAAGCCTGTAGCCGAGCGGTGGGGCGGTTCAACGGGTATGTCGCAAAATATATGGGTGACGGACTGTTGGTGTATTTCGGCTATCCGCATGCGCACGAGCACGATGCGGAACGAGCAGTCCATGCTGGTCTCGCCATATTAGATTTGGTGATGACTCCTTCCCGAGAGGAGCTGTCGTCTCAAGAATCTGAAATAGCAGTACGAATTGGAATAGCAACCGGGAAAGTTATCGTTGGAGAAATTATCGGAGAAGAAACGGCCAAAGAACGGTCTGTGTTCGGTGAAACTCCGAATCTGGCCTCGCGTCTTCAAGGGGTCGCCGCACCCAATCAGTTGGTTGTGGATTCAGCGACGAAGCGGCTTGTCGGCAATGAGTTCCAGTTCGTGGACCATGGAAGCGTGTCCCTCAAGGGGTTCGACGCGCCGATCCAGGTCTGGCGGGTTCTTGGTACGAAGATATCGACCAGTCGATTCGAATCCTACCGATCCGGACGAGTGGCTAATTTTATCGGCAGGGAACACGAATCGGCGCTGCTCGTGGGGCGCTGGCGCGAAGCAGTCGACGGGGAGGGGCAGGTCGTGCTTTTGTGTGGAGAGGCCGGTATCGGCAAGTCTCGACTGTGCCGCAGTGTGTGCGACCAGCTTGTGGATGAGCCTCACCAGAAGATTGAATTGCAATGTTCACCGTATCATACGAATACCGCATTATATCCCGTGATCAATTGCCTCCGGCAGGCAGCGGCGCTGGCGAGCGCGGACGATCCTCTTACACAACGAAAGAAACTCAATGCCTTTGCCGGTAGCGCGGACATCGGGGACCAAACCACGGTGTCCTTGCTGGCGGAGCTCCTTTCGATTCCTGGGGATGCTCAGCATGCACTCCTCACGATGTCGTCGGACAAACGAAAGAACATGACCCTTGAAGCACTCGTGAGGCAACTCCAGAGGTTGGCCGATCATCGTCCGGTACTCTTTATTGTGGAAGATGCGCATTGGCTGGATCCCACCACGATGGACCTTCTGACACGAATCATTGACCACATTCAGCGGATGCGGGTGTTGTTGTTGATCACATTTCGACCCGACTTCAAGTCGGTATGGATCGAGTACGACCATGTCACCTGCCTGACTCTAAATAGGCTTCCACGCCGGCAAAGCGCCGAGCTTCTTGCATCGATGACCGGCGGAAGAGCGCTTCCACCGGAGGTCCAGCAGGCGATCCTCGCGAAAACCGATGGGGTGCCCCTTTATCTTGAGGAGCTGACAGAAAATCTTCTGGAATCCGGCGTGTTGACGGAGGGGAACAGTACCTTCAGCCTGAAGGAACCGTTGACGGAGTTGTCTATTCCGGATAGCTTGCAGGCTTTGCTCATGGAGAGGATCGACCGATTGGGAGCAGCCAAAGAGATCATCCAACTTGGGTCTGCAATCGGACGGGAGTTTAGTTATGAACTGCTGCGAGAGATCGTAGATATTACTGATGGTGAGTTGAAAAATATGCTTCACTCACTCGATGCATCAGGGCTCATATTTCAGGAGGGTGAGATCCCGGCTGCTACATTCACGTTCAAACATGCCCTCATTCAAGAGGCTGCCTATAGCACATTGCCGAAAAAATCACGGCTGGTGCTCCATACGCGTATCGCGAAAACACTGGAGAGTCGGTTCGCAGAACGCGTCAAAATGGAACCCGAGTTACTGGGGTATCACTATGAACAGGCGGGATTGGTAGGGCCTGCTGTTCATTATTGGCGACTTGCCGCACAACGAGATGCCGCACGATCGGCAAATATCGAAGGGCTTGGTCATTTCAATCGTGCCATCCATGTGCTCAACGACCTGCCGGAAGGCTCGGAACGTGATCAGTTGGAATTGGACCTTCTTATCGCACGTGGAGCGTCCTTATTACTGGTCAAAGGCTATGCCTCCGATGACATCGAACATAATTATCTCAGAGCAAAAAGCCTCTCGCAGGCGAGTTCAGACTCCGAGCAGTATTTCCTCTCCATGTGGGGTTTGTGGGTCTTCCATCTGGTCAGGGGGCCTCTCGCGAAAGCGAGAGTGTTGGCCGAAGATCTCTTATCCTGGGCAACTCACCGACAGAATCCGGATCTGTTGATTCGAGCGTATGAGAGTGTGGGATCGACCTATTCCTTTCTTGGTCGATTTGACGAAGCCAGGGCGCACTTGCAGGAGGCAAAGTCGCTCTATGATCCACACAGATATGGATCTCAAGTTTTCCCCTATGCACAAGATCCCGGCATTACTGCACGAATCATGTTGGCGAGAGTTTTATGGATTTTAGGAGAGCTTGATCAGGTTGAAACCCTGCTGACGGAGGCCATCGCTATGGCCAGAGAGTTAGAACATCCATTCACAATGGCCTTTACGTTAGCGACTGCTTCATGGGTGTATTCGATGCTCCGTGACACCCATCGAATACTCCGACTCACCGAAGAAGCCATTGAGTTATCCACGAAATATTCATTTGAGGTGCCGTTGGCATGGGCGATGTCCTTTCAAGGCTGGGCTCTGGCCGAACAGGGAAAGGAGGGAGGAATCGAACGACTCGTGGAAGGACTCTCTGCTGCGAAGAGGGCCACAGCGAGCCTCAACCACACCTGCGCCTTGGCGTTGCTTGCTGAGATCCATTTACGAAATCACCATATTGTCGACGGCTTGTTTGTTATCCAGCAAGCACAGGAACTGGCTGCTACTCAGGGAGAGGCGTGCTGGCAGGCTGAACTACTTCGTCTGAAAGGCGAGCTCTTGCTGGCGCAATCCGATCAGTCAACCTTTCTGGCAGAACAGTGTTATGCCGATGCTCTGGCGATCGCTCAAGCTCAGCACGCAATTATGTTTGAACTTCGAGTCGCAACGAGCATGGCGAGGCTCTTGAGAAAACTGAACAAACCGGATATTGCTAAACGCACATTGAGTGCTGCGCGTGCCAAGCTTGGTGGCCACAGTGCCAACCCTGACATGATTGAAGCGCAAGCCGTCCTTGACCAGCTTGCTGAAGACCTTGCAAACAAATAG
- a CDS encoding transglutaminase family protein — MIPESQIRALIRLLSDEDDRIVRTISGRLIDIGPSAVPLLQEAEIEQPEMADRLASVLEEIRGGKLEEELTELASLPDETISLETGAFLIARYAYPALDVARYRDQLDTMATEVRARIGHRASGEEAVNALNRYLFTEQGFKGNTKNYYEIENSYLNCVMDRRVGIPISLSAVYLLIGQRLAFPLFGIGMPGHFLVKYESDRYKIFIDCFNGGALLTEKNCARFLTEAGYGFDEKYLEKSQVRAILSRMVKNLLAIYSKTGDSVKETRLTKFIEILGGAPREEGL; from the coding sequence ATGATTCCTGAAAGTCAGATACGTGCCCTGATCCGCCTCCTCTCCGATGAAGACGATCGCATCGTCCGCACCATCAGCGGAAGACTGATCGATATCGGCCCGTCAGCCGTCCCCCTTCTCCAAGAAGCGGAAATAGAACAGCCTGAAATGGCTGACCGCCTTGCGTCCGTCCTCGAAGAAATCCGAGGCGGCAAGCTGGAAGAAGAACTGACGGAGTTGGCCTCTCTGCCTGATGAAACCATCAGCCTTGAAACCGGTGCGTTCTTGATCGCGCGCTACGCCTATCCGGCCTTGGACGTGGCTCGCTATCGTGACCAATTGGACACCATGGCTACGGAGGTTCGAGCGCGTATCGGCCATCGAGCCTCGGGAGAAGAAGCCGTCAACGCTCTCAACCGCTACCTGTTCACCGAGCAAGGGTTTAAAGGCAACACGAAGAATTATTACGAGATTGAAAACAGCTATCTCAACTGCGTCATGGATCGACGAGTCGGGATCCCGATCAGTCTGTCGGCGGTGTATCTCCTCATCGGACAGCGGCTTGCCTTTCCGCTCTTCGGCATCGGTATGCCGGGACATTTTTTGGTGAAGTACGAGTCCGACCGGTACAAGATCTTCATCGACTGCTTCAACGGAGGCGCCCTACTGACCGAAAAAAACTGTGCCCGGTTTTTGACCGAAGCCGGCTATGGGTTTGACGAGAAATACCTTGAAAAAAGTCAGGTTCGTGCGATCCTATCCCGCATGGTCAAAAACCTTTTGGCGATCTACTCCAAGACCGGTGATTCCGTCAAGGAGACCCGCTTGACCAAGTTCATTGAAATTCTTGGCGGGGCACCCCGTGAAGAAGGGCTGTAA
- a CDS encoding ATP-binding cassette domain-containing protein produces the protein MDRTIAIDVNRLCKTYDSHKAVDDLSFQIYAGEIFGLLGPNGAGKSTTLRTLITLLHPTSGTATIMGHDTVRDADKVRTLIGYVPQERAIDRFLTGREHLQLLGALYHLTKDEATKRIGELLKLVELETHADRPAKTYSGGMKRKLDIACGLLPDPKILFLDEPTLGLDVQSRLRIWDYVRMLKARGMTVVMTTNYLDEADQLCDRLAIIDGGKIKTLGAPAELKIALGGDIVSLTLKELDRIPSLETELKDRPAIKSVRTTAKGLDIRVESPEKALPAILETANRLGCSIEFIQYNRPRLDDVFIAHTGRAITESIPETESAS, from the coding sequence ATGGATCGTACGATCGCTATCGACGTGAACCGTCTCTGTAAAACCTATGACAGCCATAAGGCTGTCGATGACCTCTCGTTCCAGATCTACGCTGGAGAAATTTTCGGCTTGCTGGGACCGAACGGCGCGGGCAAGAGCACGACTCTGCGCACCCTGATCACGTTGCTGCACCCCACATCGGGGACAGCTACCATTATGGGGCACGACACCGTGCGTGATGCCGACAAGGTCCGGACGCTTATCGGTTACGTGCCGCAAGAACGGGCGATCGACCGGTTCCTCACCGGCCGCGAGCACCTTCAGTTGCTCGGGGCCCTGTACCATTTGACCAAGGACGAAGCGACGAAGCGCATCGGTGAGCTGCTCAAGTTAGTCGAATTGGAAACCCATGCGGACCGGCCGGCGAAGACCTATTCCGGTGGGATGAAGCGCAAACTCGACATTGCCTGCGGCTTATTACCGGATCCCAAAATTCTCTTCCTTGATGAGCCGACCTTGGGCCTTGACGTCCAGAGCCGTCTCCGCATCTGGGACTATGTCCGGATGCTCAAAGCCCGTGGCATGACGGTCGTCATGACGACGAACTATTTAGACGAGGCCGATCAACTGTGCGATCGACTCGCGATTATCGACGGGGGCAAGATCAAGACCCTGGGGGCTCCGGCTGAGCTGAAGATCGCGCTTGGCGGCGACATCGTCTCCTTGACTCTCAAAGAACTGGATCGGATCCCATCGCTTGAAACCGAGTTGAAGGACCGTCCAGCGATCAAGTCCGTCCGGACGACGGCCAAGGGTCTGGACATCCGGGTGGAGTCGCCGGAGAAGGCGCTGCCCGCGATTCTCGAAACGGCCAATCGATTGGGCTGCAGCATCGAATTCATTCAATACAACAGACCTCGCTTGGACGATGTGTTTATCGCTCATACTGGTCGAGCCATCACCGAATCAATCCCCGAAACCGAGTCGGCGTCATAG
- a CDS encoding MBL fold metallo-hydrolase: MRLTILGSGTNVHPTRAAAGYLVRTDQYILLDFGPRTLMNLIKTGVNRHKITHVLFSHFHADHFSDFITFFFDAVIYAKYGGGHRPGMTLIGPKGTIRLLQSIMKSFPSFSPAPFKVVFKEVSSKPFNIGDARVVPKPMVHVPDLSSVGYRIEYKGKAVVYSGDTLYCDAIVSLCRDADAAVLDCSFPANRPGPAHLHAGQCGQIAKEAGVGQLVLSHFYPIADRYDVKAQAGEEYQGKIWKGKDLLTIRI; encoded by the coding sequence ATGCGCCTAACCATCCTCGGTTCTGGAACCAACGTGCATCCCACGCGTGCCGCGGCCGGTTATCTGGTGCGCACGGATCAATATATCCTGCTCGATTTCGGCCCTCGTACCCTGATGAACTTGATCAAAACCGGGGTGAACAGGCACAAGATCACGCACGTGTTGTTCTCTCATTTCCATGCGGATCATTTTTCAGACTTCATCACCTTCTTTTTCGACGCGGTGATCTATGCCAAGTATGGGGGAGGCCATCGTCCAGGGATGACCTTAATTGGTCCGAAGGGCACGATTCGACTGTTACAATCAATCATGAAGAGCTTCCCCAGCTTTTCTCCCGCTCCGTTCAAGGTGGTGTTCAAGGAGGTCTCCAGTAAGCCGTTCAACATTGGTGACGCCCGTGTTGTTCCCAAACCCATGGTTCATGTTCCGGATCTTTCAAGCGTCGGCTACCGGATCGAGTATAAAGGTAAAGCGGTCGTGTATTCGGGCGATACCCTGTATTGCGATGCGATCGTCTCCTTGTGTCGGGATGCCGATGCGGCCGTGCTCGATTGTTCGTTTCCTGCCAACCGTCCAGGTCCGGCCCATCTGCATGCTGGACAATGTGGGCAGATCGCGAAGGAGGCCGGCGTGGGCCAGCTCGTGCTCTCACATTTTTACCCGATTGCGGATCGCTATGATGTCAAAGCTCAGGCCGGTGAGGAGTACCAGGGCAAGATTTGGAAGGGAAAAGATTTGCTCACGATTCGGATTTAA
- a CDS encoding LON peptidase substrate-binding domain-containing protein has translation MQTDHERGPTGRGSSKVIEPFPIPDRLPVFPLPNVVFFPKTYLPLHIFEPRYRQMVADVTVGGQCIAMALLKEGWEPDYYGNPAIYSALCIGRVVSVQPLPDGRSNILLQGLERCEITKEHFDKAYREATIRVTPMRTEEGLTKDVRKALIDVLGRYLQQREDSAAWQGFFREEVSDEVLVNTLSTYLDCTPLEKQFLLEAEGLHQRARRLNDLVQFMLHEHQGLTGWD, from the coding sequence ATGCAAACTGATCATGAACGGGGGCCGACAGGGCGAGGTTCGTCCAAAGTTATTGAACCGTTTCCTATTCCCGATCGGCTTCCCGTGTTTCCATTACCGAATGTGGTCTTCTTCCCTAAAACCTATCTCCCGCTCCACATCTTTGAACCACGGTATCGCCAAATGGTAGCCGATGTCACGGTAGGCGGCCAATGCATTGCCATGGCGCTCCTGAAGGAAGGATGGGAGCCGGACTACTATGGGAACCCGGCCATCTATTCTGCACTCTGTATCGGGAGAGTCGTCAGCGTACAGCCCTTGCCGGATGGTCGCTCCAACATCTTGCTGCAGGGGCTTGAACGATGCGAGATTACCAAGGAACACTTCGACAAAGCCTATCGCGAAGCCACGATTCGGGTGACGCCCATGCGCACCGAAGAGGGGTTGACCAAGGATGTGCGAAAGGCGCTGATCGACGTGCTCGGACGATACCTGCAACAGCGAGAAGATAGTGCGGCGTGGCAGGGCTTCTTCCGCGAAGAAGTGAGTGATGAAGTCTTGGTGAACACCCTATCAACCTATTTGGACTGTACCCCGTTGGAAAAACAATTCCTGCTGGAAGCCGAGGGGCTCCACCAGCGCGCTCGTCGCTTGAACGATCTCGTTCAATTCATGTTGCACGAGCATCAAGGCCTAACGGGTTGGGACTGA
- a CDS encoding ABC transporter permease, with product MEHYWQEISALTMRWVRRLSREKFSMLFTLVQPMLFWLIFFGNLFQRAADTQVMQAPNYISFLAAGVVIMTVLNNGLAGGVDLLFDKENGFLERLMSTPIHRTSVILSRFIFVMAITSMQVLVILGVSYLFGVHPATGILGVATILLIGMMFGVGLTAISMAMAFSVKSHGDFFSVLGFLSLPMIFLSSALVPLNAMPGWMSFLAQFNPMTWAIDAVRPLILSGWTEALPHVGMVILVMLVFDALCLYGGAKAFRRAMG from the coding sequence GTGGAGCACTACTGGCAAGAAATCAGCGCATTGACCATGCGATGGGTCCGTCGGCTCAGTCGAGAAAAGTTCAGTATGCTGTTCACCCTGGTGCAGCCGATGCTGTTTTGGCTTATCTTCTTCGGGAACCTCTTTCAGCGGGCCGCAGACACCCAGGTCATGCAGGCGCCCAACTACATCAGCTTCCTCGCCGCCGGTGTCGTCATCATGACGGTCCTAAACAATGGTCTAGCGGGCGGGGTCGATCTGTTATTCGACAAGGAAAACGGATTCCTTGAACGGTTGATGTCCACGCCGATCCATCGCACCTCCGTCATTCTGAGCCGCTTCATCTTCGTCATGGCGATTACGTCGATGCAAGTCCTCGTCATTCTCGGCGTGTCGTATCTCTTCGGCGTCCATCCGGCCACCGGAATCCTGGGCGTAGCGACCATTCTGTTGATCGGCATGATGTTCGGCGTCGGCTTGACCGCCATTTCCATGGCCATGGCTTTCTCCGTCAAGAGCCACGGGGATTTCTTTTCCGTTCTGGGATTTCTGTCGCTGCCGATGATTTTCCTCAGCTCTGCGCTCGTGCCGCTCAACGCCATGCCGGGGTGGATGAGCTTTTTGGCACAATTCAACCCGATGACTTGGGCGATCGATGCCGTACGTCCGTTGATCTTGTCGGGCTGGACCGAAGCCTTACCGCACGTCGGCATGGTGATCCTGGTCATGCTCGTGTTCGATGCCCTCTGCCTGTATGGCGGAGCCAAGGCGTTCCGGCGCGCCATGGGATAA
- a CDS encoding methyltransferase domain-containing protein yields the protein MDPEKIERVYTSYAGFYDRVFGKVFHEGRESAIRNLNVQPNERILEVGVGTGLALPMYPRHCRIIGIDVSEGMLARAKEKAAAHSLDHVELHRMDAGAMQFNDDSFDTVVAAYVVTAVPDYRTVVNEMIRVCRPGGRIIMLNHFSNGNKVIAAVEKALSPITKHLGWRTDLSLNTVLEGTSLHIARNQRVNPLRLWALVECINGKGQQVNGNGTAHAPSGYARENGTAAYSNGNGHYSPEHAH from the coding sequence ATGGACCCCGAGAAGATTGAACGTGTGTACACCTCCTATGCGGGGTTTTACGATCGAGTGTTTGGAAAAGTATTTCACGAAGGCCGTGAATCGGCCATTCGAAATTTGAATGTTCAGCCGAATGAACGGATTCTTGAAGTCGGTGTCGGGACGGGATTGGCCCTTCCCATGTATCCCCGTCATTGCCGCATCATTGGTATCGATGTGTCCGAAGGGATGTTGGCCAGGGCGAAGGAAAAGGCGGCGGCTCACAGTCTTGATCACGTCGAGCTGCACCGCATGGATGCCGGTGCCATGCAATTCAACGATGACAGCTTCGATACGGTCGTGGCGGCCTATGTCGTGACGGCGGTGCCGGACTATCGAACAGTGGTCAACGAGATGATTCGGGTCTGCCGTCCCGGTGGTCGCATTATCATGCTGAATCATTTCAGCAACGGCAACAAGGTCATTGCCGCCGTGGAAAAAGCGCTTTCTCCCATAACGAAGCACCTGGGCTGGCGTACGGACCTGTCGCTCAATACCGTCTTGGAAGGAACGTCGCTCCACATTGCTCGGAATCAACGGGTGAATCCTTTACGACTCTGGGCCTTGGTGGAATGCATCAACGGCAAGGGGCAGCAGGTGAATGGGAACGGCACCGCACACGCTCCCTCAGGCTATGCCAGAGAAAACGGAACCGCTGCCTATTCCAACGGGAACGGGCATTATTCTCCTGAACACGCGCACTGA